Proteins encoded in a region of the Geobacillus genomosp. 3 genome:
- a CDS encoding ABC transporter ATP-binding protein, which yields MSLRHSHHGAHLRGKQRAKNSVGTLRRLWAFIAPQRRKLLAAVAMVVASSALTLAGPYVIGRAVDLYIVEQKTDGFAGMLLLLLAIYAALGTATFLQNYWMVDVAQRTVHAIRTRLFRHFHELPISFFDRRQQGELMSRITNDIDNMSQTFNSTVIQVIASTLTLIGAMAVMVSLSVALTVVTFAVVPLMYAGMRWITNRTQKRFREQQRALGEMNGFIEEVISGQKVVKLFSQEERVEAELARKNAELKQAGFWAQTYSGFIPKLMNFLNNLSFALIAGIGGWLAAKGTVSVGTIVVFVEYARQFTRPLNDLANQWNTLLSALAGAERVLEILDVPNEAEDEQGAEALDRLDGRIEFRDVVFSYDKRRPALVGVTFSVSPGETVALVGPTGAGKTTVLQLLTRFYDPDEGVILIDGRDSRTIKRASLRRHMAFVLQDTFLFAGTIRDNIRYGRLEATDEEVEEAARKANAHSFIMKLPNGYDTVLTSGGGGISQGQRQLLAIARAMIADPAVLILDEATSNIDTVTEVRIQEALARLMNGRTCFVIAHRLNTIQNADRILVLNEGNVIEQGTHEELLAAKGFYFELYRRYWGRAMQQA from the coding sequence ATGTCACTACGGCATAGCCATCACGGAGCACATCTTAGGGGGAAGCAGCGGGCGAAAAACAGCGTCGGCACATTGCGGCGGCTTTGGGCGTTTATCGCCCCACAGAGGCGGAAGCTGCTCGCGGCGGTGGCGATGGTGGTCGCAAGCTCGGCGTTGACGCTTGCCGGCCCGTACGTGATTGGCCGCGCAGTCGATTTGTATATCGTTGAGCAGAAAACGGACGGCTTTGCCGGGATGTTGCTTTTGTTGCTGGCGATTTATGCCGCCCTTGGCACAGCGACGTTTTTGCAAAACTATTGGATGGTCGACGTCGCCCAACGGACGGTGCATGCGATTAGAACGCGGCTGTTTCGCCATTTTCATGAGCTGCCGATTTCCTTTTTTGACCGCCGTCAGCAAGGTGAATTAATGAGCCGCATTACAAACGATATCGATAATATGAGCCAGACGTTTAACAGCACGGTTATCCAGGTGATTGCAAGCACGCTGACGCTCATCGGCGCGATGGCGGTGATGGTTTCGCTTAGTGTCGCTTTGACGGTCGTAACGTTCGCCGTCGTTCCGCTCATGTATGCCGGGATGCGCTGGATCACAAACCGGACGCAAAAGCGCTTCCGTGAGCAGCAGCGCGCGCTTGGCGAGATGAACGGCTTTATTGAAGAAGTTATTTCCGGCCAAAAAGTCGTGAAGCTGTTTTCCCAGGAAGAGCGCGTGGAAGCGGAACTGGCACGCAAAAACGCCGAGCTGAAACAAGCCGGGTTTTGGGCGCAAACGTATTCCGGTTTCATTCCGAAGTTGATGAACTTTTTAAACAACTTGAGTTTTGCGCTCATTGCCGGCATCGGCGGATGGCTTGCAGCGAAGGGAACCGTGTCAGTCGGAACGATCGTCGTATTTGTTGAATATGCCCGCCAGTTTACCCGCCCGCTCAACGACTTGGCGAACCAATGGAACACCCTGTTGTCCGCGTTGGCTGGTGCGGAGCGGGTGTTGGAAATTCTCGATGTGCCGAACGAAGCGGAAGATGAACAAGGGGCGGAGGCGCTTGACCGGCTTGACGGGCGCATTGAATTTCGCGATGTCGTGTTTTCATATGACAAGCGGCGTCCTGCCCTTGTTGGCGTGACGTTTTCCGTCTCACCGGGGGAGACGGTCGCGCTCGTCGGTCCGACCGGAGCCGGCAAAACGACCGTATTGCAGCTCCTGACCCGCTTTTACGATCCGGATGAAGGCGTCATTTTGATCGACGGCCGCGACAGCCGGACGATCAAGCGGGCAAGCTTGCGCCGGCATATGGCGTTTGTGCTTCAGGATACGTTTTTATTTGCCGGGACGATTCGTGACAACATTCGCTATGGGCGGCTTGAGGCGACGGATGAAGAAGTGGAGGAAGCGGCCCGCAAGGCAAACGCCCATTCCTTTATTATGAAGCTGCCGAACGGTTATGACACCGTCTTGACGTCCGGGGGCGGCGGGATTAGCCAAGGGCAGCGGCAGCTGTTGGCCATCGCCCGGGCGATGATCGCCGATCCGGCGGTATTGATTTTGGATGAAGCGACGAGCAACATTGATACGGTGACCGAGGTGCGCATCCAAGAGGCGCTGGCCCGGCTTATGAACGGGCGGACATGTTTTGTCATCGCCCATCGGCTGAACACGATTCAAAACGCGGACCGCATTCTTGTGCTGAATGAAGGGAACGTGATCGAACAAGGAACGCACGAGGAGCTGCTGGCGGCCAAAGGGTTTTACTTCGAGCTGTATCGCCGTTACTGGGGGCGTGCGATGCAACAGGCATAG
- a CDS encoding MOSC domain-containing protein has protein sequence MKIISINVGKPKILNMDGRPIATGIDKTPVEGPIAVGKLNLTGDGQADLVHHGGEDKAICAYPSDHFPYWEQQYGRPFAAGAFGENWTLAGLTEDDACLGDIYAAGTALVQVSQPRQPCFKLAARHQLPDLPKAVCQTGKSGFYFRVLQEGVVEPGAPLILMERGAGALSIAYINRISYHDRGNVAAMAQIARHPALSASWRKELFERLTARTRP, from the coding sequence GTGAAGATCATTTCCATCAACGTCGGAAAGCCGAAAATCCTCAACATGGACGGCCGTCCGATTGCGACCGGCATTGACAAAACGCCGGTGGAAGGGCCGATCGCCGTCGGCAAGCTCAACTTGACCGGTGACGGACAAGCCGACCTCGTCCACCATGGCGGCGAGGATAAAGCGATTTGCGCCTATCCGTCCGACCATTTTCCCTATTGGGAGCAGCAATACGGCCGCCCGTTCGCCGCAGGCGCCTTCGGGGAAAACTGGACGCTCGCCGGCTTGACAGAAGACGATGCGTGCCTTGGCGACATCTACGCTGCCGGCACGGCGCTCGTGCAAGTGTCGCAGCCGCGCCAGCCGTGCTTCAAATTGGCCGCCCGCCACCAGCTTCCCGATTTGCCGAAGGCCGTCTGTCAGACAGGAAAAAGCGGGTTTTATTTCCGCGTCTTGCAAGAAGGCGTCGTCGAGCCGGGCGCGCCGCTTATTCTCATGGAGCGCGGGGCCGGGGCGCTGTCGATCGCCTATATAAACCGCATTTCCTATCATGACCGCGGCAATGTAGCAGCCATGGCGCAAATCGCCCGCCATCCCGCCTTATCCGCAAGCTGGCGCAAAGAATTGTTCGAGCGGCTCACGGCCCGGACGCGGCCGTAA
- a CDS encoding LLM class flavin-dependent oxidoreductase: MALQLSVLDQSPIAEGMTAEEALENTVKLAQHVEQLGYKRFWVSEHHDTNSLAGSSPEVLLGHIGAKTATIRIGSGGVMLPHYSPYKVAENFHVLAGLHPGRVDLGVGRAPGGMPRATIALQGDRRRPVDRYPEQLDDLLGYLYDALPPVHPLYGVKATPIVQSPPELWLLGSSSETAKLAADKGLPYVFALFINGEGGEHYMRLYRDRFVPSPYLAEPRGMVAVFAICAETDEKAEWIAGSLDLTLLMIEQGMAVNGTPSPEKAAAYPYSPYERKRVEDNRRRMIVGSPARIKDQLYRLSEAYETEEIMLVTITYDFNDKLASFRLIAEAVWR, encoded by the coding sequence ATGGCGCTGCAACTGAGCGTCCTCGACCAGTCGCCGATCGCGGAAGGCATGACGGCGGAAGAAGCGCTCGAGAACACCGTCAAGCTCGCTCAGCATGTTGAACAGCTCGGCTACAAGCGGTTTTGGGTGTCCGAACACCACGATACGAACAGCCTTGCCGGTTCGTCCCCAGAAGTGTTGCTCGGCCATATCGGGGCGAAAACAGCGACGATCCGCATCGGCTCAGGCGGCGTGATGCTGCCGCATTACAGCCCGTATAAAGTGGCGGAAAACTTCCATGTGCTTGCCGGCCTTCATCCCGGTCGCGTCGATCTTGGCGTTGGGCGGGCGCCAGGCGGGATGCCGCGGGCGACAATCGCGTTGCAAGGCGACAGACGGCGTCCGGTTGACCGCTACCCGGAGCAACTTGACGATTTGCTTGGCTATTTGTATGACGCCTTGCCGCCGGTTCATCCGCTGTATGGCGTGAAAGCGACGCCGATCGTGCAGTCCCCGCCGGAATTATGGCTGCTCGGCTCCAGTTCGGAAACGGCGAAGCTGGCAGCCGACAAAGGGTTGCCGTACGTGTTCGCCCTGTTTATCAACGGGGAAGGCGGCGAACATTATATGCGGCTGTACCGCGACCGGTTTGTTCCATCGCCGTATTTGGCCGAGCCGCGCGGAATGGTCGCCGTGTTTGCGATTTGCGCCGAAACGGATGAAAAAGCGGAATGGATCGCCGGCAGCCTTGATTTAACGCTCTTGATGATCGAGCAAGGAATGGCGGTCAACGGCACGCCAAGCCCGGAAAAAGCGGCTGCGTATCCGTACAGCCCGTATGAGCGCAAACGGGTGGAAGACAACCGGCGGCGGATGATCGTCGGCAGCCCGGCGCGCATCAAAGATCAGCTATACCGGCTGAGTGAAGCGTATGAAACAGAAGAAATCATGCTGGTGACGATTACATATGATTTCAACGACAAGCTCGCCTCCTTCCGGCTCATCGCCGAGGCGGTATGGAGGTGA
- a CDS encoding thioredoxin family protein: protein MPAVESNMFPLGKQAPSFALPNAVDGRLVRLDDVKSDVATVVMFICNHCPFVKHVQHELVRLANDYMPKGVSFVAINANDADQYPDDSPENMKKVAEELGYPFPYLYDETQEVAKAYDAACTPDFYIFDRDLKCVYRGQLDDSRPNNGIPVTGESIRAALDALLEGRPVSEKQKPSIGCSIKWKPAS from the coding sequence ATGCCAGCTGTCGAATCGAACATGTTTCCGCTTGGCAAACAGGCGCCATCGTTTGCCCTCCCGAACGCCGTCGATGGCCGGCTTGTTCGCCTTGACGATGTGAAATCCGATGTGGCGACGGTCGTGATGTTTATTTGCAACCATTGTCCGTTTGTGAAACATGTCCAGCACGAGCTCGTCCGCTTGGCGAACGATTACATGCCCAAAGGGGTGTCGTTTGTCGCGATTAACGCCAATGACGCTGACCAATATCCGGACGATTCGCCGGAAAACATGAAAAAGGTGGCGGAAGAACTCGGCTATCCGTTTCCGTATTTGTACGATGAGACGCAAGAGGTGGCGAAAGCGTACGACGCTGCTTGCACCCCGGACTTTTACATTTTCGACCGGGATCTGAAATGCGTCTACCGCGGCCAGTTGGACGACTCGCGTCCGAATAACGGCATCCCGGTCACCGGGGAGTCGATCCGCGCCGCGCTTGACGCTTTGCTTGAGGGCCGGCCGGTGTCGGAAAAGCAAAAACCGAGCATCGGCTGCAGCATTAAATGGAAACCGGCGTCTTAA
- a CDS encoding gamma-glutamylcyclotransferase family protein — protein sequence MAERRYRVFVYGTLLTGEENHHVAAPYVCAVCPGSVNGRLYNVGLYPALVLGGEGEVEGEWLTVVEQGLKAMDELEDYKEGRAENEYERVWVRDARRPIEGYVYVYTAEKATGLRPIASGSWRRRKEKT from the coding sequence ATGGCGGAAAGACGATATCGCGTGTTTGTGTACGGAACGCTGTTGACCGGCGAAGAAAATCATCATGTGGCGGCTCCGTATGTTTGTGCTGTATGCCCGGGGAGCGTGAACGGCCGCTTATACAACGTTGGCCTGTACCCCGCGCTAGTGCTCGGGGGAGAAGGCGAGGTTGAGGGTGAATGGCTGACGGTCGTCGAACAAGGGCTGAAAGCGATGGACGAACTCGAAGATTATAAGGAAGGCCGCGCAGAGAATGAATATGAGCGCGTATGGGTTCGTGACGCCCGCCGGCCGATTGAAGGGTATGTGTATGTCTATACGGCGGAGAAGGCAACCGGCCTACGGCCCATTGCCTCCGGTTCGTGGCGGCGCCGTAAGGAGAAAACGTAA
- the glnA gene encoding type I glutamate--ammonia ligase yields the protein MSKTFVSSTQTGLLEQIKETIKQKNVELLHLQFVDIEGILKHVTVTVEQLDDVVEGKIMFDGSSIKGFSPINRSDLYLRPDLNTFAVLPWTVEEGYAEARFLCSVANPDGTLFEGDPRNVLKKTMERAAEKGYTISVGPELEFFLFKADENGNPTLELHDNGGYFEPSPKDLGERVRLEIYRALKAMGFTIEASHHEVAEGQHEINFKYADALGAADNATTYKWVVKTIAGKFGLHATFMPKPVFGINGSGMHVNMSLFKDGENAFFDPNDANQLSETAYQFIAGLLKNVKDFTAVTNPLVNSYKRLVPGYEAPCYIAWSASNRSALIRIPAKRGMATRVELRCPDPSANPYLAYAIIAAAGLDGVEKGLTAPSAIDEDIFHMSEERRVELGIDNLPEDLGAAIAAFENGEIGRATLGEHVFNEYVAMKKDEWNSYRTAVHAWEIEQYQGKF from the coding sequence ATGTCAAAAACGTTCGTTTCCTCCACCCAAACGGGGCTGCTCGAACAAATTAAAGAAACGATCAAACAAAAGAACGTCGAGCTTCTTCATTTGCAGTTTGTCGACATCGAAGGGATTTTAAAGCATGTGACGGTGACAGTGGAACAGCTTGATGACGTCGTCGAAGGAAAAATCATGTTTGACGGTTCATCAATCAAAGGGTTCTCGCCGATCAACCGCTCTGACTTATACCTCCGCCCGGATTTAAACACGTTTGCCGTGTTGCCATGGACGGTCGAGGAAGGATATGCGGAAGCGCGCTTTCTCTGCTCAGTAGCCAACCCGGACGGCACGCTGTTTGAAGGCGACCCGCGCAACGTGTTGAAAAAAACGATGGAACGGGCGGCGGAAAAAGGGTATACGATTTCGGTTGGGCCGGAGTTGGAATTTTTCCTGTTCAAAGCGGATGAAAACGGCAATCCGACGCTTGAACTTCACGATAACGGCGGCTATTTCGAACCGTCTCCGAAAGACTTGGGCGAACGCGTCCGTCTCGAAATTTACCGCGCCCTAAAAGCGATGGGCTTTACGATCGAAGCGTCGCACCACGAAGTGGCAGAAGGACAGCATGAGATTAACTTTAAATACGCTGATGCGCTCGGCGCAGCGGACAATGCGACAACGTACAAATGGGTTGTCAAAACGATTGCCGGCAAATTTGGTCTTCATGCAACGTTTATGCCAAAACCGGTTTTTGGCATTAACGGTTCGGGGATGCATGTGAACATGTCGCTCTTTAAAGATGGGGAAAATGCGTTCTTTGATCCGAACGATGCGAACCAACTGTCCGAAACGGCATACCAATTCATCGCCGGCTTGCTGAAAAACGTAAAAGATTTCACTGCGGTTACCAACCCGCTGGTCAACTCATACAAACGGCTTGTTCCGGGTTATGAGGCGCCTTGTTACATCGCGTGGTCCGCTTCGAACCGTTCGGCGCTCATTCGCATTCCGGCGAAACGCGGCATGGCGACGCGTGTGGAATTGCGCTGCCCGGATCCGTCGGCAAACCCGTACTTGGCATACGCCATTATTGCGGCGGCGGGTCTTGACGGTGTCGAGAAAGGTCTAACAGCTCCGTCCGCAATTGACGAAGATATTTTCCATATGTCTGAAGAACGCCGTGTCGAGCTTGGAATTGACAACTTGCCGGAAGACTTAGGGGCTGCCATCGCCGCGTTTGAAAACGGGGAAATCGGCCGCGCGACATTGGGTGAGCACGTATTCAATGAATATGTCGCTATGAAAAAGGACGAATGGAACAGCTACCGCACCGCGGTTCATGCGTGGGAAATCGAGCAATATCAAGGGAAGTTTTGA
- a CDS encoding sulfite exporter TauE/SafE family protein — MKKLIVFVFVGFLAQLIDGSLGMAYGVTSTTLLLTFGIAPAVASASVHLAEVVTTAASGVSHWKFGNVDRGMVGKLIIPGSVGAFVGACFLSNLPGDLIKPYVSLFLLALGLYIMYRFLFLNGRSPSAPGKRWSNKRLIPLGLAAGFLDATGGGGWGPIATPVLLSNRNMEARKVIGTVDTSEFAIASSATLGFVISLGWEQVNWYWVLTLMAGGIVAAPIAAWLVRKLPSYLLGVLVGGLIILTNTRTLLHAWEAPAPVYPAVYGFIVLGWAAAVAMAIKNGRKGKAANGELAS, encoded by the coding sequence ATGAAAAAATTGATCGTATTTGTGTTTGTTGGCTTTCTCGCCCAGTTGATTGACGGGTCGCTCGGGATGGCGTATGGCGTCACCTCAACGACGCTGTTGTTGACATTTGGCATCGCCCCGGCGGTCGCCTCGGCATCGGTCCATTTGGCAGAAGTGGTGACGACAGCGGCATCCGGCGTCTCCCATTGGAAGTTCGGCAACGTTGATCGCGGAATGGTCGGGAAGCTTATAATCCCTGGGTCAGTCGGTGCGTTTGTCGGGGCGTGCTTTTTAAGCAACTTGCCGGGGGATTTGATTAAGCCATATGTATCGTTGTTTTTGTTGGCGCTTGGCCTTTATATCATGTATCGATTTTTATTTTTGAACGGCCGTTCGCCGTCGGCGCCGGGAAAACGGTGGTCCAATAAGCGGCTCATTCCGCTCGGATTGGCGGCCGGTTTCCTTGACGCGACCGGAGGCGGGGGCTGGGGGCCGATTGCGACACCGGTGCTGCTCTCGAACCGAAACATGGAAGCGCGCAAAGTCATCGGCACGGTCGACACGTCCGAATTTGCCATTGCCTCGTCAGCAACGCTCGGCTTTGTGATTTCCTTAGGTTGGGAGCAAGTGAACTGGTATTGGGTGCTGACGCTCATGGCCGGCGGCATTGTCGCGGCCCCGATCGCCGCTTGGCTTGTGCGCAAACTGCCGTCTTATTTGCTTGGGGTGTTGGTCGGGGGGCTTATTATTTTGACGAACACCCGCACGCTCCTGCACGCCTGGGAGGCGCCGGCGCCGGTGTATCCGGCCGTGTATGGCTTTATCGTGCTCGGATGGGCCGCGGCTGTAGCGATGGCCATCAAAAACGGACGGAAAGGAAAGGCGGCTAACGGGGAGTTGGCGTCGTAG
- a CDS encoding MBL fold metallo-hydrolase — MNDPIDLGRRVSLIDLYDLRMPQRTGTYVLHEENLAIVETGPGPSVPHLLAGLKALQIDPADIRYIIVTHIHLDHAGGAGLLLEHCPNAMVVVHPKGKRHLVDPSRLIAGAKAVYGARFEELFDPIVPIPEERLVVKEDGEALVLSEERTLTFYDTPGHANHHVSIYDSYSRGVFTGDTIGVFYPQLLDSALEFCLPSTSPNQFNPEAMERSAERLEALNPERIYFGHFGALDNPKAAFRQLRVWLPKFVEAGKEAMDRHPDAPAAEQAKKAAQLLYHDVKAFLNEHNVPSSSPAYAAIELDLQVCAMGLIDYWRKQQQ; from the coding sequence ATGAACGATCCGATTGATTTAGGCCGCCGCGTTTCGCTCATCGATTTGTACGACTTGCGCATGCCGCAGCGCACCGGTACATACGTGCTTCACGAAGAAAATTTGGCGATCGTGGAAACAGGGCCGGGCCCGTCCGTGCCGCATTTGCTCGCCGGATTGAAAGCGCTTCAGATCGACCCGGCTGACATTCGCTACATTATCGTCACCCATATCCATTTGGACCATGCCGGCGGTGCCGGGCTCTTGCTTGAGCATTGCCCGAATGCGATGGTTGTCGTCCATCCGAAAGGGAAGCGGCATTTGGTCGACCCGTCACGGCTCATTGCCGGGGCGAAGGCGGTGTATGGCGCACGGTTTGAAGAGCTGTTTGATCCGATCGTTCCGATTCCAGAAGAGCGGCTTGTCGTGAAAGAGGACGGGGAAGCGCTCGTGCTGAGCGAAGAGCGGACGCTCACCTTTTACGATACACCGGGGCATGCGAACCATCATGTTTCCATTTATGATTCATACAGCCGCGGCGTGTTTACCGGTGATACAATTGGTGTGTTTTATCCGCAGCTTCTCGACAGCGCGCTTGAATTTTGCCTGCCGTCGACGTCGCCCAACCAGTTTAACCCCGAGGCGATGGAACGATCGGCCGAACGTCTTGAAGCACTGAACCCGGAACGCATCTATTTCGGCCATTTCGGTGCACTTGACAACCCTAAGGCTGCTTTTCGTCAGCTTCGCGTTTGGCTGCCGAAATTTGTGGAGGCCGGGAAGGAAGCAATGGACCGCCATCCGGATGCGCCGGCAGCCGAGCAGGCAAAAAAAGCTGCGCAGCTGCTGTATCACGACGTAAAGGCTTTTCTGAACGAACACAATGTTCCGTCCTCGTCGCCGGCCTATGCAGCGATCGAGCTTGATTTGCAAGTGTGTGCGATGGGGTTGATCGATTATTGGCGTAAACAACAGCAATGA
- a CDS encoding transporter suffix domain-containing protein produces the protein MKQRRSVTYHIGIGLIIASFVVWVVVPIAPFLPLSTASKTAIVAVVIAAAEIMFWFGVLLAGKEAVMKLKKYWNPKYWRINRQRPDQTNDSGQ, from the coding sequence GTGAAACAGAGACGGTCCGTCACGTACCACATCGGCATCGGTCTCATCATCGCGTCGTTCGTCGTTTGGGTGGTGGTGCCCATCGCGCCGTTTCTGCCGCTTTCAACTGCTAGTAAGACGGCAATTGTTGCGGTTGTCATTGCTGCGGCAGAAATAATGTTTTGGTTCGGAGTGTTGCTGGCTGGGAAAGAAGCGGTGATGAAGCTCAAAAAGTATTGGAATCCAAAATATTGGCGAATAAACCGGCAGCGGCCGGATCAAACAAATGATAGCGGACAATGA
- a CDS encoding SGNH/GDSL hydrolase family protein, with protein sequence MGRNTVALLIAVAVLSGVFWLGGLALAVQDQLFPAAKPPAEQKRPAVDETERGDGEIDIVALGDSLTRGTGDESGKGYVGYMVDELRRQTDEPIRVTNLAIRGLRSDGLLRQLGQKEVKRQVAMADLIVMTIGGNDLFRGGEALDLDQKELEAAKRQYVANLGRIFATLRRLNSEAVILAIGLYNPFSDLGDAKRTSAVVRDWNFASAEVAARYPNVVAVPTFDLFALHVNDYLYSDHFHPNKEGYRRIGERVASLITLTEEEHR encoded by the coding sequence ATGGGACGAAACACGGTGGCGCTTCTGATAGCCGTTGCCGTCTTATCCGGCGTGTTTTGGCTCGGCGGCCTCGCCTTGGCGGTGCAAGATCAGCTTTTTCCTGCCGCCAAGCCGCCGGCCGAGCAAAAGCGGCCCGCAGTCGATGAGACGGAGCGGGGCGATGGGGAGATCGACATCGTGGCCTTAGGCGATTCGTTGACAAGAGGGACGGGGGATGAAAGCGGCAAAGGGTATGTCGGCTATATGGTCGATGAGCTTCGCCGGCAGACGGACGAGCCGATTCGCGTCACCAATTTGGCGATTCGCGGCTTGCGTTCGGACGGACTGCTTCGCCAGCTCGGTCAAAAAGAAGTCAAGCGGCAGGTCGCCATGGCTGATCTGATCGTGATGACGATCGGTGGCAATGATTTGTTTCGCGGCGGAGAAGCGCTTGACTTGGATCAAAAAGAGCTAGAGGCGGCGAAACGGCAATATGTGGCCAACCTGGGCCGCATTTTTGCCACGCTGCGCCGTTTGAACAGCGAAGCGGTCATTTTGGCGATCGGCTTGTACAATCCGTTTAGCGATTTGGGTGACGCCAAACGAACGTCGGCCGTTGTTCGCGATTGGAATTTTGCGTCAGCGGAAGTGGCCGCCCGCTATCCAAATGTCGTCGCTGTTCCGACGTTTGACTTGTTTGCCTTGCATGTCAATGATTATTTATACAGCGACCATTTCCATCCAAACAAAGAAGGGTACAGGCGGATCGGTGAGCGCGTCGCTTCGCTCATTACGTTGACAGAGGAGGAGCATAGATGA
- a CDS encoding ABC transporter ATP-binding protein — MTKQVTLAVKELRKTIRGKEIIKGISFELQEGEVFGFLGPNGAGKTTTIRMLVGLIRPTSGTVAICGYDLHRQFTEAIRHIGCIVENPEMYPYLTGWENLEHFARMMPGVGAERIAEVAKLVGLEQRIHDRVSTYSLGMRQRLGIAQALLGKPKVLILDEPTNGLDPAGIREMRAFIRFLAETEGLSVLVSSHLLSEIQLMCDRVAIMAKGRLLAVDTVERLLKEQARVVWKAAPIERARALLTEETDVLRADEETVVTPYEPAKLAAWNAKLVQAGVAVAEIDPRLPTLEDLFIELTGGETID; from the coding sequence ATGACGAAACAAGTGACGTTAGCCGTCAAAGAACTGCGGAAAACGATCCGCGGCAAGGAAATCATTAAAGGGATTTCGTTTGAACTGCAAGAGGGGGAAGTGTTCGGCTTTTTGGGGCCGAACGGGGCGGGCAAAACGACGACGATTCGCATGTTGGTCGGACTCATCCGGCCGACGTCGGGGACGGTGGCGATTTGCGGATATGATCTTCATCGCCAGTTTACCGAGGCGATCCGCCATATCGGCTGCATCGTCGAAAACCCGGAAATGTATCCGTATTTAACGGGCTGGGAAAACCTTGAACATTTCGCCCGTATGATGCCCGGAGTCGGTGCGGAGCGGATTGCAGAAGTGGCGAAGCTCGTCGGTCTTGAACAGCGCATTCATGATCGGGTGAGCACATATTCGCTCGGCATGCGGCAGCGGCTTGGCATCGCCCAGGCGTTGCTCGGAAAACCGAAGGTGCTCATTTTGGACGAGCCGACAAACGGCCTTGACCCGGCCGGCATTCGTGAAATGCGCGCCTTCATCCGCTTTTTGGCGGAGACGGAAGGATTGAGCGTCCTTGTATCGTCGCATTTGTTAAGCGAAATTCAGCTGATGTGTGACCGCGTCGCCATTATGGCAAAAGGGCGGCTTTTGGCTGTCGATACAGTCGAGCGACTGTTGAAAGAACAGGCGCGTGTCGTCTGGAAAGCCGCTCCGATCGAGCGGGCGCGGGCGCTGTTGACGGAGGAAACGGATGTGTTGCGGGCGGATGAGGAAACGGTCGTAACGCCGTATGAGCCGGCCAAGCTCGCTGCCTGGAACGCCAAACTCGTCCAGGCCGGCGTGGCGGTCGCCGAAATTGACCCACGGCTGCCAACGCTCGAAGATTTGTTTATCGAGCTGACAGGGGGCGAAACGATTGACTAA
- a CDS encoding ABC transporter permease — MTKLVYNEMLKIIRKKRLWVIVAIVAVLVALFTYAQYRETEELKKRLGTTDWRTQLQQQIVDLQNRLQSPSMSEEWRQYLQIRLQQQQYYLEHDINPSAPGAPTFMRIFIENAIDLFLPLLVMVVAADLVSSESSAGTIKLLLVRPVKRWKVLLSKYIALLLSVSLIMLTAAVLSYVISGLVFGYGGFRLPLLTGFIPQGEDLNTENVHIIPQWKYVLIELGLAAFVSVVVGTLTFMLSVLLRSTAAVMGIMLAALISGAILSNMVSSWHSAKYLFMVNLRLTDYIKGAAPPIEGMTLGFSMTVLAVWGVAALLIAFIVFTRRDVY; from the coding sequence TTGACTAAGTTAGTGTACAATGAAATGTTAAAGATCATCCGCAAAAAGCGGCTATGGGTAATCGTCGCCATTGTTGCGGTGCTTGTCGCCTTATTTACATACGCTCAATATCGGGAGACGGAAGAGCTAAAGAAACGGCTTGGCACAACTGACTGGCGAACGCAGCTGCAGCAGCAAATCGTCGACTTGCAGAACCGTTTGCAGTCGCCGAGCATGTCGGAAGAGTGGCGCCAATATTTGCAAATCCGCCTTCAGCAACAGCAATATTACTTAGAGCACGACATCAACCCGTCCGCTCCAGGGGCGCCGACGTTTATGCGCATTTTTATTGAAAATGCCATTGACTTGTTTTTGCCGCTCTTGGTGATGGTGGTGGCGGCCGATCTCGTGTCATCGGAGTCAAGCGCCGGAACGATCAAGCTGCTTCTTGTCCGGCCGGTGAAACGATGGAAAGTGCTGTTAAGCAAATATATCGCGCTATTGTTGTCCGTATCGTTGATTATGTTAACGGCTGCGGTGTTGTCGTACGTCATTTCCGGCCTTGTGTTCGGGTACGGCGGCTTTCGCCTGCCGCTATTGACCGGATTTATCCCACAAGGAGAAGATTTGAATACGGAAAACGTTCATATAATTCCACAATGGAAATACGTGCTTATTGAGCTTGGGTTGGCAGCGTTTGTCAGCGTTGTTGTTGGCACGTTGACGTTTATGCTTTCCGTACTTTTGCGAAGCACCGCAGCGGTGATGGGCATTATGCTGGCGGCGCTAATTTCCGGTGCCATTTTATCGAACATGGTGTCATCGTGGCATTCGGCGAAATATTTGTTTATGGTCAATTTGCGGCTGACGGACTACATCAAAGGGGCGGCCCCGCCGATCGAAGGGATGACGCTTGGCTTTTCCATGACGGTGCTCGCCGTTTGGGGCGTTGCGGCCCTCCTGATTGCCTTTATTGTCTTTACGCGGCGGGATGTGTATTGA